One window of Calonectris borealis chromosome 28, bCalBor7.hap1.2, whole genome shotgun sequence genomic DNA carries:
- the YJU2 gene encoding splicing factor YJU2 isoform X1, whose amino-acid sequence MSERKVLNKYYPPDFDPAKIPKLKLPKDRQYVVRLMAPFNMRCKTCGEYIYKGKKFNARKETVQNEVYLGLPIFRFYIKCTRCLAEITFKTDPENTDYTMEHGATRNFQAEKLLEEEEKRMQKEREEEELNNPMKVLENRTKDSKLEMEVLENLQELKELNQRQANVDFEAMLKQYKEYEEEQKRKEQEEDEQEMKAMLEQAQNRRLLVDSDSDEEPAKSRTKPVAKIKPTDILQEDPQPQSKKLKTESWERSVGKLNTKPQLAGLVTVKKQKPGPALTNGTENQGTMANAGLFPTATGTTSSLGLLGAYSDSEDSASD is encoded by the exons ATGTCGGAGCGGAAGGTGTTGAAC AAATACTACCCACCGGACTTCGATCCTGCTAAAATCCCAAAGCTCAAACTCCCAAAGGACCGACAGTATGTGGTGCGGCTCATGGCCCCCTTCAACATGCG ATGCAAGACCTGTGGTGAATACATCTATAAGGGGAAGAAGTTTAACGCCCGTAAGGAAACTGTTCAGAATGAGGTGTACCTGGGACTTCCCATCTTCCGGTTCTACATCAAGTGCACGCGTTGCCTGGCAGAGATCACTTTCAAG ACAGATCCTGAGAACACAGACTACACCATGGAGCATGGTGCCACTCGCAACTTCCAAGCTGAGAAGCTcttggaggaagaggagaaaagaatgcagaaggagagggaagaggaagagctcaACAATCCCATGAAG GTCCTGGAGAACCGAACCAAGGACTCCAAGCTGGAGATGGAGGTTCTGGAGAACCTGCAGGAGCTGAAGGAACTCAACCAGCGCCAGGCAAACGTGGACTTTGAGGCCATGCTGAAGCAGTACAAGGAGTACGAGGAGGAGCAGAAGCGCAAGGAGCAAGAGGAGGATGAGCAAGAGATGAA AGCTATGCTGGAGCAGGCCCAGAACCGGCGACTGCTGGTAGACTCCGACTCTGACGAAGAGCCTGCGAAATCACGCACGAAGCCTGTGGCAAAAATTAAACCTACGGACATCTTGCAGGAG GACCCTCAGCCCCAGAGTAAGAAGCTGAAGACGGAGAGCTGGGAGCGGAGTGTGGGCAAATTGAACACCAAGCCCCAGCTGGCCGGGCTGGTCACGGTGAAGAAGCAGAAGCCAGGTCCTGCCCTGACTAATGGGACAGAGAACCAAGGCACCATGGCCAACGCCG
- the YJU2 gene encoding splicing factor YJU2 isoform X2 — protein MSERKVLNKYYPPDFDPAKIPKLKLPKDRQYVVRLMAPFNMRCKTCGEYIYKGKKFNARKETVQNEVYLGLPIFRFYIKCTRCLAEITFKTDPENTDYTMEHGATRNFQAEKLLEEEEKRMQKEREEEELNNPMKVLENRTKDSKLEMEVLENLQELKELNQRQANVDFEAMLKQYKEYEEEQKRKEQEEDEQEMKAMLEQAQNRRLLVDSDSDEEPAKSRTKPVAKIKPTDILQEDPQPQSKKLKTESWERSVGKLNTKPQLAGLVTVKKQKPGPALTNGTENQGTMANAGGSWRLQSRGRGVSLSA, from the exons ATGTCGGAGCGGAAGGTGTTGAAC AAATACTACCCACCGGACTTCGATCCTGCTAAAATCCCAAAGCTCAAACTCCCAAAGGACCGACAGTATGTGGTGCGGCTCATGGCCCCCTTCAACATGCG ATGCAAGACCTGTGGTGAATACATCTATAAGGGGAAGAAGTTTAACGCCCGTAAGGAAACTGTTCAGAATGAGGTGTACCTGGGACTTCCCATCTTCCGGTTCTACATCAAGTGCACGCGTTGCCTGGCAGAGATCACTTTCAAG ACAGATCCTGAGAACACAGACTACACCATGGAGCATGGTGCCACTCGCAACTTCCAAGCTGAGAAGCTcttggaggaagaggagaaaagaatgcagaaggagagggaagaggaagagctcaACAATCCCATGAAG GTCCTGGAGAACCGAACCAAGGACTCCAAGCTGGAGATGGAGGTTCTGGAGAACCTGCAGGAGCTGAAGGAACTCAACCAGCGCCAGGCAAACGTGGACTTTGAGGCCATGCTGAAGCAGTACAAGGAGTACGAGGAGGAGCAGAAGCGCAAGGAGCAAGAGGAGGATGAGCAAGAGATGAA AGCTATGCTGGAGCAGGCCCAGAACCGGCGACTGCTGGTAGACTCCGACTCTGACGAAGAGCCTGCGAAATCACGCACGAAGCCTGTGGCAAAAATTAAACCTACGGACATCTTGCAGGAG GACCCTCAGCCCCAGAGTAAGAAGCTGAAGACGGAGAGCTGGGAGCGGAGTGTGGGCAAATTGAACACCAAGCCCCAGCTGGCCGGGCTGGTCACGGTGAAGAAGCAGAAGCCAGGTCCTGCCCTGACTAATGGGACAGAGAACCAAGGCACCATGGCCAACGCCG